Proteins from one Candidatus Poribacteria bacterium genomic window:
- a CDS encoding ABC transporter substrate-binding protein encodes MHLPSTNTKIVFTFVLAFVVLIASFIGCERVQQVVQPTVSQIEGDREEILIGAVYPITGPSSLAGPSVEYGIDLAVTEINTSQHSSVKIRLITEDGRSTIEGAVEAFNKLIHQDKVPIILGPGSSTQAQEAFPIAHQNQVVAMSPSSSASGLSAISDFVFRTNLTTDVLIPNGIRVTKEKLGYQKVATLFDNIDLFSQTSDKELRKVLTNSGVEILTAESFQTGETDLSAQFTHIKASNPDVIFISSTVGDISNILIQGRALGVPSDIPFIVNLTLSRDLVDAAGDAADGTITFTSWDSTADTPGNQAFVQNYSTKYGIEPNVWAAQFYAAVHILAKGIADAQSTDSVAIAAALAEIQDFDTILGKFSFNDVGDAVYDPIVLIVKDGEFEVFE; translated from the coding sequence ATGCATCTACCCTCAACGAATACGAAGATAGTATTTACATTTGTGTTAGCTTTTGTTGTGCTAATTGCGAGTTTTATCGGCTGCGAACGGGTCCAGCAGGTTGTCCAACCGACTGTCTCTCAGATAGAAGGCGATAGGGAGGAGATTTTAATTGGTGCTGTCTACCCTATCACAGGGCCATCCAGTTTGGCAGGGCCTTCGGTGGAATACGGTATTGACCTCGCTGTTACGGAAATTAACACCTCACAACACAGCAGTGTGAAGATCAGACTCATTACGGAGGACGGTCGGAGTACCATAGAGGGCGCGGTTGAAGCTTTCAACAAACTGATTCATCAAGACAAGGTTCCTATCATCCTCGGTCCGGGATCCTCAACTCAGGCACAGGAGGCTTTTCCGATCGCGCACCAGAATCAAGTTGTGGCGATGAGTCCCTCCTCATCTGCCTCTGGCTTGAGTGCAATTAGTGATTTTGTTTTCCGCACCAATCTCACCACAGACGTGCTTATTCCGAACGGCATCAGGGTGACCAAAGAGAAACTCGGATACCAAAAAGTGGCTACGCTGTTTGATAATATTGATCTTTTTTCTCAGACGAGTGACAAAGAATTGAGGAAAGTGCTCACGAATAGTGGTGTTGAGATTCTCACAGCTGAAAGTTTCCAAACCGGGGAGACTGACTTGTCTGCCCAATTTACTCACATCAAAGCATCAAATCCGGATGTTATCTTTATCTCATCTACAGTAGGGGATATTTCCAATATTCTGATTCAAGGACGTGCCCTCGGTGTTCCTTCTGATATTCCGTTCATTGTCAATCTCACGCTGTCCAGAGATTTAGTAGATGCTGCGGGAGACGCTGCCGACGGAACAATCACTTTCACGAGTTGGGATAGCACAGCAGATACACCGGGAAATCAAGCCTTTGTTCAGAACTACAGCACTAAGTACGGAATTGAACCGAATGTTTGGGCGGCACAATTTTACGCCGCTGTTCATATTCTCGCTAAGGGGATAGCAGATGCCCAATCAACGGATTCAGTGGCGATTGCTGCTGCGCTCGCGGAGATTCAAGATTTTGACACGATCCTCGGTAAATTCTCTTTTAATGATGTTGGGGATGCAGTCTATGATCCAATTGTTTTGATTGTCAAGGATGGCGAATTTGAGGTTTTCGAGTAG
- a CDS encoding right-handed parallel beta-helix repeat-containing protein — translation MKTTTIKQQHQKFTPYNTLIFLICALTAFYCGCQGETFNVDIGDTGSEIIEKSGELTENEVWDGRIYITDTLVVPEGITLTIRSGTIVGFEPTDTPSQIIVHGELYAEGSPDRMIVFGSLGRMRERQQAPEVNTTPDPITTGFTTGVDGYTNPEPQKTVAADPPKAGDWAGIQIEAGSPNSRLTYCRIQHANVGIITRTDAVQIERCLLSENKTGVLSESTNPTITSNEFNRNGTGSRFQGSASPDVEYNEFTANNYGIICEDDSRPRIQYNVLRANYENAIACYSTSSPEIISNNITMNVGWAVYDGGRLRDNFIQGNKQVGPNITELGVGTQSDQFYGVEEAYEPRNSPVTEAGVPRENF, via the coding sequence ATGAAAACAACAACCATCAAACAGCAGCACCAGAAATTTACACCCTATAACACCTTAATTTTTCTGATCTGTGCCCTAACAGCATTCTATTGTGGCTGCCAAGGCGAGACCTTCAACGTCGATATCGGCGACACCGGTTCAGAAATCATAGAGAAATCCGGTGAACTCACAGAGAACGAGGTCTGGGACGGACGCATCTATATCACTGACACGCTCGTTGTGCCAGAAGGCATCACGCTGACGATCCGATCAGGAACAATTGTCGGTTTTGAACCGACAGATACACCGAGCCAGATCATCGTGCATGGCGAACTCTATGCTGAAGGATCACCAGATAGAATGATTGTCTTCGGTTCCTTAGGGAGAATGCGTGAACGCCAACAAGCACCCGAAGTAAATACAACGCCCGATCCAATAACAACCGGTTTTACAACAGGAGTAGATGGATATACCAACCCCGAACCGCAGAAGACCGTCGCAGCGGATCCTCCAAAAGCTGGCGATTGGGCAGGAATTCAGATCGAAGCCGGAAGCCCAAACAGTCGCCTAACATATTGCCGCATCCAACATGCGAATGTTGGTATCATAACACGAACAGACGCGGTCCAAATCGAGAGGTGTCTACTCAGCGAAAACAAAACGGGAGTCCTTTCCGAGAGTACGAATCCCACTATCACCAGCAACGAGTTCAACAGGAACGGCACAGGCTCCCGGTTCCAAGGAAGCGCGTCGCCAGATGTAGAATACAACGAATTCACGGCTAACAATTACGGCATTATCTGCGAAGACGATTCCCGACCGCGCATTCAGTATAACGTTCTCCGCGCCAATTACGAGAATGCTATTGCCTGCTATTCCACCTCCTCACCGGAAATAATTTCCAACAATATAACGATGAACGTCGGTTGGGCAGTCTATGATGGCGGTAGACTCCGAGACAACTTTATTCAGGGGAATAAACAGGTTGGACCCAATATCACAGAACTCGGTGTCGGAACACAAAGCGATCAATTTTACGGTGTAGAGGAAGCGTACGAGCCGAGAAACTCTCCAGTAACAGAAGCAGGTGTACCACGAGAAAATTTCTAA
- a CDS encoding type II toxin-antitoxin system RelE/ParE family toxin: MYELILTRNAERDLQRLDARIQRQVLSKLERLCENCDKYSHQALKGPYKGKFKLPCGNYRVIYTYDKRTRTVEVSRIRHRSSVYE, from the coding sequence ATGTATGAGTTGATTTTGACTCGAAACGCTGAACGGGATTTACAACGTTTGGATGCCAGAATTCAAAGGCAAGTTCTCAGTAAACTTGAGCGGCTATGTGAAAATTGTGATAAATACTCCCACCAAGCACTGAAGGGGCCATACAAAGGGAAATTCAAATTACCTTGCGGAAACTATCGAGTTATCTATACTTACGATAAACGGACGCGGACAGTTGAAGTCTCCCGAATTCGGCATCGCTCATCCGTCTATGAATAA
- a CDS encoding YraN family protein, whose product MDRSRLNIAKIGESLAAKHLKARGCKILAQNYRAGRGEIDIIVRDGEFIVFVEVKTRRSLRFGLPQEAVTIQKQRQISKVALAYLQAQNLLDAPCRFDVIAIHLSPQLELLKLEQIESAFAFQAKTGF is encoded by the coding sequence ATGGATCGTTCACGCTTGAACATCGCAAAGATTGGTGAGTCGTTAGCAGCGAAGCATCTCAAGGCGCGTGGGTGTAAAATCCTTGCGCAGAACTATCGCGCGGGACGCGGCGAGATAGATATCATCGTACGAGATGGCGAATTTATCGTTTTTGTGGAAGTGAAAACGCGGCGGAGCCTCAGATTCGGCTTGCCGCAAGAGGCTGTAACCATCCAAAAACAGCGGCAGATCTCAAAGGTTGCTTTAGCATATCTGCAAGCTCAGAATCTCTTAGACGCGCCCTGCCGTTTTGATGTTATTGCCATTCACCTGTCCCCTCAACTTGAGTTGTTAAAACTTGAGCAGATCGAGAGTGCCTTCGCTTTTCAAGCCAAAACTGGATTTTGA
- the rplS gene encoding 50S ribosomal protein L19 — MNLIESVENQYMKSDIPEFGPGDIVKVNTRIREGQKERIQAYEGTVIRRHHGGLKETFTVRRVAFGAGSERTFPLHSPNIESIEVVRYGAVRRAKLYYLRERTGRSARVKERRR, encoded by the coding sequence ATGAACTTAATTGAATCTGTTGAAAATCAATATATGAAAAGCGACATTCCTGAGTTTGGACCTGGAGATATTGTCAAGGTGAACACCCGTATCCGAGAAGGACAGAAGGAACGAATTCAGGCTTACGAGGGAACCGTGATTCGTCGCCACCATGGTGGATTGAAAGAAACGTTTACGGTTCGCCGCGTTGCGTTCGGTGCTGGAAGTGAAAGGACGTTCCCGCTCCATTCGCCCAATATTGAGAGCATTGAGGTTGTTCGATACGGTGCTGTCCGACGCGCGAAATTGTATTACTTGCGTGAACGCACTGGAAGATCCGCACGCGTTAAAGAACGTAGAAGATGA
- a CDS encoding amidohydrolase family protein, giving the protein MPRIDAHLHVFTKASSEFPREISDVWPAEREEPVEKLLGEMEKHQIDQAVLVQMAGASIENHRYLLRCLKAYPNRFLGIGLVPEGHPNPVDHMAELTDNTGIIGFRFSTFGGPRDIFAKMDVREFAAYPIWKCAAERDYVLWLYPNAINAHLLPYLIQEFPQVRVVLNHLAVCPGKGKFSWDEFGRPQIQVTGYNLTMHTTYRLARFENVNVHLSGQYAFSSEEFPYKDLAGWHRGLLTGFGAKRLMWATDFPWILEEPGYGKLTTVIEELLPDISEAELADIMGRNAKRILRFPDL; this is encoded by the coding sequence ATGCCACGAATCGATGCACATCTGCACGTCTTCACAAAAGCCTCCTCCGAGTTTCCGCGGGAGATATCAGACGTTTGGCCCGCAGAACGGGAAGAACCTGTCGAAAAGTTGTTAGGCGAAATGGAGAAACACCAGATCGATCAGGCAGTCCTTGTCCAGATGGCTGGCGCGAGTATAGAGAACCATCGTTATCTGCTACGTTGTCTCAAAGCATATCCGAATCGGTTTTTAGGGATTGGATTGGTCCCAGAGGGACATCCGAACCCTGTTGACCACATGGCGGAACTCACAGATAACACCGGGATTATCGGATTCCGATTTTCTACATTTGGGGGACCGCGTGATATTTTTGCGAAGATGGATGTTCGTGAGTTCGCGGCGTATCCGATCTGGAAGTGTGCTGCCGAACGCGATTATGTCCTATGGCTCTATCCGAACGCTATCAATGCACACCTCCTGCCATACCTGATACAAGAATTCCCACAGGTTCGTGTTGTGCTAAACCATCTCGCTGTGTGCCCCGGAAAAGGCAAATTTAGCTGGGACGAATTCGGGAGACCTCAGATACAGGTGACAGGGTACAATCTCACTATGCACACCACCTATCGACTTGCCCGCTTTGAGAATGTTAACGTGCATCTCTCCGGCCAGTACGCCTTTAGCAGTGAAGAATTCCCCTATAAAGATTTGGCGGGATGGCACCGGGGACTTCTGACTGGATTTGGGGCAAAACGATTGATGTGGGCAACCGATTTTCCATGGATATTGGAAGAACCGGGTTATGGTAAATTGACTACCGTTATAGAAGAATTACTACCAGATATATCCGAAGCGGAACTGGCAGACATTATGGGCAGAAATGCGAAACGGATTTTACGGTTTCCTGACCTGTAA
- a CDS encoding phytanoyl-CoA dioxygenase family protein, translating to MILPTPAEKKQWEEEGYLVFENAIQGEDLKRLQTAFDHWADACKEEWLDRVEAGESVATFYDIPNPLEKDPIFIDIIDYPSYYGALMEFTDNDLILLGPQVRTVAPWPVSYTGWHPDVGYDNPLHIKVQIYVNDVEQGGGEFGFVPGSHKPGSGPYTRPMRQESMTGHKTFPGKAGTAIMFNSCGWHVSMDNHSDVPRKSIILIYEKRTPGRIGPQQYASISEYCQTPERRKLFSLDG from the coding sequence ATGATTCTACCAACACCAGCAGAAAAGAAACAGTGGGAAGAAGAAGGGTATCTCGTCTTTGAAAACGCAATTCAAGGGGAAGACCTCAAACGACTCCAAACCGCTTTCGACCATTGGGCAGACGCATGCAAGGAAGAATGGCTGGACAGAGTTGAGGCAGGGGAATCCGTCGCAACCTTCTATGACATCCCGAATCCGCTTGAAAAGGACCCTATCTTCATTGATATTATCGACTATCCAAGCTACTACGGCGCGTTGATGGAGTTCACAGATAACGACCTGATTCTATTGGGTCCTCAGGTTCGTACGGTGGCACCGTGGCCCGTGAGTTATACCGGATGGCATCCCGATGTGGGATATGACAATCCACTCCACATCAAAGTACAAATCTACGTCAACGATGTCGAACAGGGAGGTGGGGAATTCGGATTTGTGCCGGGCAGTCATAAACCGGGTTCGGGTCCCTACACGCGCCCGATGCGGCAAGAAAGTATGACCGGGCACAAAACTTTCCCCGGTAAAGCAGGCACAGCGATTATGTTCAATTCGTGTGGCTGGCACGTTTCGATGGACAACCATTCCGATGTGCCGCGTAAATCCATTATCCTGATTTACGAAAAACGAACACCCGGACGTATTGGACCGCAACAGTATGCATCTATCTCGGAATACTGCCAGACCCCGGAACGCCGCAAACTGTTTAGTTTGGACGGCTAA
- a CDS encoding KH domain-containing protein: MFKELIEYIVKSLVDHPDQVVVKEVTGETVVIVELTVTEEDLGKIIGRYGRTLKAIRSVLYTAGLQANKKVILELIEHPRSEDV, encoded by the coding sequence ATGTTCAAAGAATTGATTGAATACATCGTAAAATCTCTCGTTGATCATCCGGACCAGGTGGTGGTTAAAGAAGTCACCGGCGAAACGGTCGTTATTGTTGAGTTGACTGTCACGGAGGAGGATCTCGGGAAGATCATCGGTAGATATGGGCGGACGCTTAAAGCGATAAGAAGCGTCCTCTATACCGCGGGCTTGCAAGCGAATAAAAAGGTTATTCTTGAACTAATTGAACACCCCAGGTCAGAAGATGTGTAG
- a CDS encoding ribonuclease HII: MEMNAFELACQRSGYKRIAGIDEAGRGALAGPVIAAAVILPIRCDIKGLKDSKQLSPKQRARLFDEIHDVAMSVGVGAADHQMIDRSNILKATLLAMQEAVEKLTPQPDYLLVDGLNLPATGIVGEAIPKGDRRSYSIAAASIIAKTTRDRLMVEADCTYPNYGFPKHKGYPTSQHRQAIAQFGASEIHRLTFKLLPDD, encoded by the coding sequence ATGGAGATGAATGCTTTTGAGCTCGCTTGCCAACGAAGCGGCTACAAACGGATTGCAGGCATTGACGAGGCGGGCAGAGGTGCTCTGGCAGGTCCCGTCATTGCCGCTGCAGTCATCTTACCGATTCGTTGCGACATTAAAGGCTTGAAAGATTCAAAGCAATTGTCTCCGAAGCAACGTGCCCGCCTATTTGACGAAATCCACGATGTCGCTATGTCTGTAGGTGTCGGTGCCGCGGATCATCAGATGATTGATCGTTCAAATATCCTTAAGGCGACGCTGTTAGCGATGCAGGAAGCGGTTGAAAAACTAACCCCACAACCCGATTATCTGCTCGTTGATGGTTTGAATTTACCCGCAACGGGTATTGTGGGCGAGGCGATTCCGAAAGGCGATCGTCGAAGTTATTCTATCGCAGCAGCCTCCATTATCGCCAAAACCACCCGTGACCGACTCATGGTTGAAGCTGATTGTACCTATCCGAACTACGGGTTCCCGAAGCACAAAGGCTATCCTACCTCACAACATCGACAAGCGATTGCCCAATTTGGTGCGTCCGAGATTCATCGTCTCACCTTTAAACTCCTCCCTGATGATTAA
- the ffh gene encoding signal recognition particle protein, with protein MFESLGDRLQNTLKKIKGQGKLTESNISDTLREVRRAFLEADVNYKVTREFIDRIKGRALGQEVLGSLTPELQIARIIGEELTQLMGSKAEKINIAPSGPTVVMLAGLQGAGKTTVAAKLALRFRKEGRKPLLVAADVYRPAAIKQLQILGEQTDTPVFSMGTDVSPVDIAEASVDEALTHGHNCVIIDTAGRLHIDDTLMGELRQIKERVEPTEILLIVDAMTGQDAVNVAENFNSDLEIDGVILTKMDGDARGGAALSIRHITQKPIKFIGVGEKIEAAALEEFHPERMSSRILGQGDFQTLLEKAEEVFSEDQAKELERKLTEQKGLDFDDFLTQLEQLKNMGPLDQLMDLMPFKNQLPVKNLTPDESHLQTAKAIIHSMTLEERKNPRLLDRSRKLRISKGSGTTVNQINMLVSQLQMMNRMLNQQAAMAMPQMGQKMGALPRPKRKAARKPRKRKRRR; from the coding sequence ATGTTTGAAAGTTTGGGCGATCGCTTACAAAACACCCTGAAAAAAATCAAGGGGCAGGGAAAACTCACGGAGAGCAATATCTCTGATACGCTGCGTGAGGTGCGGCGCGCTTTTCTGGAAGCGGACGTTAACTATAAAGTTACGCGTGAGTTTATAGATCGAATTAAGGGACGTGCCCTTGGTCAAGAGGTGCTGGGTAGCCTTACGCCTGAGCTGCAGATCGCCCGGATCATCGGTGAAGAACTCACCCAATTGATGGGTAGCAAGGCGGAAAAGATTAACATTGCGCCGAGTGGTCCGACAGTAGTGATGCTTGCTGGGTTGCAAGGTGCTGGTAAAACGACGGTCGCGGCGAAACTGGCACTGAGGTTCCGTAAAGAGGGACGCAAACCGCTTCTCGTTGCTGCTGATGTATATCGACCCGCTGCCATTAAGCAGCTCCAAATTCTCGGTGAACAGACCGACACACCGGTGTTTTCGATGGGAACAGATGTTTCTCCGGTTGACATCGCGGAGGCATCTGTCGATGAGGCTTTGACGCACGGACATAACTGCGTTATTATTGACACTGCCGGACGTTTGCACATTGACGACACATTGATGGGTGAACTACGGCAAATCAAGGAGCGTGTTGAACCTACTGAAATCCTGCTGATTGTTGACGCAATGACAGGGCAGGATGCCGTAAATGTCGCCGAAAATTTCAACAGTGATTTGGAGATTGACGGTGTTATCCTCACTAAGATGGATGGGGATGCACGCGGTGGGGCAGCACTTTCGATTCGGCACATCACGCAGAAACCGATTAAGTTCATCGGGGTCGGTGAGAAAATTGAGGCAGCGGCATTAGAGGAGTTCCACCCGGAGCGAATGTCTTCGCGCATCCTCGGACAGGGTGATTTCCAAACGTTGCTTGAAAAAGCGGAAGAAGTTTTCAGCGAAGATCAGGCAAAAGAACTTGAACGTAAACTTACAGAGCAAAAAGGGTTAGATTTTGACGATTTCCTCACGCAACTGGAGCAGCTGAAAAATATGGGGCCCTTAGATCAATTGATGGATCTGATGCCCTTTAAGAATCAGTTGCCGGTTAAAAACCTTACACCGGATGAGAGCCATTTGCAAACGGCGAAGGCGATCATTCATTCAATGACACTTGAGGAACGAAAGAACCCTCGGTTATTAGATAGGAGTCGGAAGCTCCGCATTTCCAAAGGTAGCGGGACGACGGTGAATCAGATAAATATGCTGGTTTCACAACTCCAGATGATGAATCGTATGTTGAACCAGCAGGCGGCGATGGCAATGCCGCAGATGGGGCAGAAAATGGGCGCGCTTCCTCGTCCGAAGCGGAAGGCAGCGAGAAAACCCCGAAAACGGAAACGCCGCAGATAG
- the trmD gene encoding tRNA (guanosine(37)-N1)-methyltransferase TrmD: MKIDVLALFPEIIAPALETGILKRVQETDKLIVNLHNLRDWATDKHKSVDDYPYGGGAGMILKPEPIFAAIAALNPEVDAHVIYLTPQGTPLTQRLAESLSLETHLILLCGRYKGIDERVRHQLVKTEISIGDYVLSGGEIAALVLIDAIGRVLPGALGDYESAHVDSFSHELLDHPHYTRPAEFAGMGVPEVLLSGHHENIEKWRYAEALKRTAKHRPDLLRKMELNEEDIEILKTAGLVE, encoded by the coding sequence ATGAAAATTGATGTTCTTGCCCTGTTTCCGGAGATAATCGCACCGGCGTTAGAGACGGGCATCCTCAAGCGCGTTCAGGAGACTGATAAACTCATCGTCAATCTCCATAACCTACGAGATTGGGCAACCGACAAACATAAGTCCGTTGATGATTATCCTTATGGCGGTGGGGCAGGGATGATTCTGAAACCGGAGCCTATTTTCGCAGCGATTGCGGCGTTGAACCCGGAGGTAGATGCACACGTTATCTACCTGACCCCGCAGGGTACCCCTTTGACACAGCGATTGGCGGAATCGCTCTCCTTGGAAACGCATCTCATTCTTTTGTGTGGACGTTACAAAGGCATTGATGAGCGAGTGCGTCACCAATTGGTAAAAACTGAAATCTCTATCGGAGACTATGTGTTGAGCGGTGGAGAGATCGCTGCACTCGTTTTAATTGATGCGATCGGTCGTGTACTCCCCGGTGCCCTCGGTGATTACGAATCCGCACACGTCGATTCGTTCAGTCATGAATTGTTGGACCACCCACACTATACGCGACCCGCTGAATTCGCAGGGATGGGTGTCCCTGAAGTGCTTTTGAGTGGACATCATGAGAATATTGAGAAGTGGCGGTATGCGGAGGCACTCAAACGTACCGCAAAGCACCGTCCAGATCTACTGCGGAAAATGGAACTGAACGAGGAAGATATCGAAATTCTCAAAACGGCAGGGTTGGTGGAGTAA
- a CDS encoding UbiA family prenyltransferase, producing the protein MDRFKAYLELIRYPLFAIPIVATLPGVLIASEGHLTWRVAAVLLIALCGYFAGMIKNDYFHHETDKHTNPERPLPSQRLTPRQAIIPASIIYGLCVIGGFWLNIKAGLLVMGLVAISHLYNAIFKAKGILGSLTLPLGIGLLSVFGALAVSGSVPRLVWYAFAATTLYDLGTHITTTFKDISRDEQLGIVTTPLQIGIRPALLLSAVATVLAFVIAFLPYWMEPDLQKSYIVWVILGIIATVGSRISLYLQPNEKNGYFALKGSMVGSILFFPCLIGAQVSIAISAAVIVPLLLITLFLLRTTRQEV; encoded by the coding sequence ATGGATCGCTTCAAAGCCTATCTCGAACTCATCCGTTACCCACTCTTTGCGATTCCGATTGTTGCGACACTCCCCGGTGTACTCATTGCGAGTGAGGGACATCTGACATGGCGGGTCGCGGCGGTACTGTTAATCGCGCTCTGCGGTTACTTCGCTGGAATGATAAAGAACGACTACTTTCACCACGAAACAGACAAGCATACGAACCCGGAGCGTCCGCTTCCATCACAACGTTTAACGCCGCGGCAAGCAATTATCCCCGCGAGTATTATCTACGGGCTATGTGTCATCGGCGGTTTCTGGCTCAATATCAAAGCAGGTCTGCTGGTGATGGGCTTGGTCGCGATTTCGCATCTCTACAACGCAATTTTCAAAGCGAAGGGTATCTTAGGAAGCCTCACACTGCCTTTAGGAATTGGACTGCTGAGTGTTTTCGGAGCATTAGCGGTGAGCGGTAGCGTTCCACGGTTGGTGTGGTATGCCTTCGCCGCGACCACGCTTTATGATTTAGGCACACACATTACGACGACGTTCAAAGACATTTCACGGGACGAACAACTTGGAATCGTAACGACACCACTCCAGATTGGCATCCGTCCGGCACTCCTACTCTCAGCGGTTGCCACTGTTCTCGCTTTCGTCATTGCCTTTTTACCGTATTGGATGGAACCGGATCTCCAAAAATCTTATATCGTCTGGGTAATCCTTGGCATCATTGCGACTGTGGGTAGCCGTATTTCACTCTATCTTCAACCGAACGAGAAAAACGGCTACTTCGCACTAAAGGGTTCAATGGTGGGGTCTATTCTCTTTTTTCCGTGCCTCATCGGTGCGCAGGTGTCCATCGCTATTTCCGCTGCAGTCATTGTGCCGTTGCTATTGATTACACTGTTTCTGTTGAGAACGACGCGCCAGGAGGTGTAA
- a CDS encoding sulfatase, translating into MKNIVLLITDTFRYDNLGERARRPIRTPRLDKFETERATAIDKFYMSSFPTVPHRTDIMTATVGWPHYPWQPINQSGRNITARLLSEQGYATQLICDTPHLFNTRFQDAFDAAFQHRGQEGDKPLLHHNDEMKIVMPNEKTRPHPSYRGHTLPNTHRWTNRYYQYETETFSSRTSETTIRWLEENHRAGPFFLWVDFFDPHEPWDPPEYLVKRYDPDYTGPPMLHPNYGLSSLFTDAELHNLWAHYAGESELIDRHIGNVLQKVEDLELWDDTLVVVMSDHGMSIGEHSRTGKSNIDPKDERYWPTYPEINHEMFLIAGGDVPCGQRLNLIAQPMDIMPTLCELAGVTLDPPKPFEGRSFAQAVHNGDAQHREYAVTGCHIGAPDGTVPRRATTPFLVTERWGYAPVGEYGRPELFDLPADPIAENNIAADNMELVKELHEMFMVHLTEHNAPENFLDLWKEEPSGAGRGKWSIDYPEEDE; encoded by the coding sequence ATGAAAAATATCGTTTTACTGATTACCGATACCTTCCGGTATGACAATTTAGGCGAACGGGCGAGACGCCCGATTCGCACACCAAGACTCGACAAATTCGAGACAGAGCGGGCGACTGCTATCGACAAATTCTATATGAGCAGCTTCCCGACGGTGCCGCACCGCACAGATATTATGACAGCGACAGTCGGGTGGCCCCACTACCCGTGGCAACCAATCAATCAGAGTGGACGGAACATCACCGCGAGACTCCTGAGCGAGCAAGGATACGCAACGCAGCTTATCTGTGACACCCCACACCTGTTTAACACACGGTTCCAAGACGCTTTCGATGCGGCTTTCCAACATCGCGGGCAAGAGGGCGACAAACCGCTTCTTCATCACAACGACGAGATGAAAATCGTTATGCCGAATGAGAAGACACGACCACATCCGTCCTATAGAGGACACACCCTGCCGAACACGCACCGCTGGACGAACCGTTACTACCAATATGAGACAGAAACGTTCTCCAGTAGGACCTCTGAAACCACAATTCGATGGTTGGAGGAGAACCATCGCGCAGGTCCTTTCTTCCTCTGGGTTGACTTCTTTGATCCACATGAACCGTGGGATCCACCTGAATATCTCGTCAAACGCTACGATCCGGATTACACGGGTCCGCCGATGCTACATCCGAACTACGGTCTGTCGTCCCTCTTTACGGATGCGGAACTGCACAACCTCTGGGCACACTACGCAGGTGAATCTGAACTCATTGACCGACACATCGGAAACGTGCTGCAGAAGGTGGAAGATTTAGAGTTATGGGACGATACCCTTGTCGTTGTGATGTCCGACCACGGAATGTCTATCGGTGAACATAGCAGGACGGGTAAATCCAACATTGATCCAAAAGATGAACGCTATTGGCCCACCTATCCGGAAATCAACCACGAGATGTTCCTGATCGCTGGTGGGGATGTCCCGTGCGGGCAACGCCTCAATCTCATCGCGCAACCGATGGATATTATGCCAACCCTCTGTGAATTGGCTGGCGTTACCTTAGATCCACCGAAACCTTTCGAGGGACGTTCCTTCGCACAGGCTGTCCACAATGGCGATGCACAGCACAGGGAATATGCCGTAACCGGTTGCCATATCGGGGCACCGGATGGGACCGTTCCACGTCGGGCGACAACACCCTTCCTCGTCACGGAACGTTGGGGATACGCGCCTGTCGGTGAATACGGCAGACCAGAACTCTTTGACCTACCCGCAGACCCCATCGCTGAGAACAACATTGCTGCAGATAACATGGAACTCGTCAAGGAATTGCATGAAATGTTTATGGTGCATCTCACGGAGCATAACGCGCCTGAGAATTTCCTTGATCTCTGGAAGGAAGAACCCTCCGGTGCCGGACGCGGTAAATGGTCGATTGATTATCCTGAGGAAGATGAATAG